One window of the Nicotiana tabacum cultivar K326 chromosome 4, ASM71507v2, whole genome shotgun sequence genome contains the following:
- the LOC142180021 gene encoding uncharacterized protein LOC142180021, whose protein sequence is MTIADYFSKLKDLWDEFDALMPCPGCPCLESKKYSQHFEANRLLQFLVGLNETYAQARSQIMMMYLVPSINKAYALLVDQESQRSLATCQQSMLITKGIESTTLYSNRENVASGGNYKFKKGQYQCEYCHCKGHTKANCYKLIGYPPDFKTKRKGPTSTHGLYANGASGVDFAI, encoded by the coding sequence ATGACAATtgctgattatttctctaaactGAAAGATCTGTGGGATGAATTTGATGCACTCATGCCTTGTCCTGGTTGTCCTTGTCTTGAATCTAAGAAATATTCTCAGCATTTTGAAGCTAATAGGTTACTGCAGTTTTTGGTAGGTTTGAATGAAACCTATGCCCAAGCCAGAAGCCAAATTATGATGATGTATCTTGTACCTAGCATCAACAAAGCATATGCACTGCTTGTTGATCAAGAAAGTCAGAGAAGTCTTGCAACCTGTCAGCAGTCTATGCTGATTACTAAAGGGATAGAAAGTACAACATTGTATAGCAACAGAGAAAATGTAGCCTCAGGTGGTAACTACAAATTCAAGAAGGGTCAGTATCAATGTGAATACTGTCATTGCAAGGGACACACCAAAGCAAATTGCTACAAACTCATAGGATATCCACCTGACTTCAAGACCAAGAGGAAAGGTCCTACATCTACCCATGGCTTGTATGCTAATGGTGCCTCAGGTGTAGACTTTGCTATATGA